The DNA window AAGTAATGGTCCGCGAATACATAATTAGGCACGGTGGTATCCAAATATAATCTCAGCTTCGAAACAAAAAGAGTGTTCATAACGCGTAAAACATCACAAAAAAAAAGAGCCCCTTCACGGAGATTATAACACGAGTTATAACAAAACTTGACACCTTTCTTTCCCAAAGAGCCATCAGCCCTTACCCCACCGGATGACACACCGGTTGCTTCACCGGAAGCCGCACTACAAACTCTGTCCCCCGTTCCACCTCATTTGAAAACTCGCTAGAAAATTCGATGGACCCATGATGATTCTCTACAATCTTATGACTGATCGAAAGCCCGAGGCCCGTCCCCTTGCCAACATCTTTCGTCGTAAAAAAAGGCTCAAAAATTCTTCCCTGAACTTCCCGAGGAATCCCCTTTCCATTATCTCGAATTCGAATCTGGACCTCGCCTTCTTTTGAAACCGTCCTCACCCAAATCTCTCCTGATTCACCCAGGGCATCCAACGCATTCAGCACCAAATTCATAATAACTTGATTGATCTGTCCCAGCACGCACTCCACCTTGGGAATCTCTCCTAACTCCAAATGAAGCTTTACGCCCACACCCATTCCAGTTTGAGTTTGATAACTGTCCATAGACTTCTTCTCCGTGAAATCGGCTTCTGAGCTGGATTCGCCATCTTTGCCGGAATGGGTGTGGGGATCCCCCGCAACACGATTTTTCAAAAGCGCAAAAACAGAGCGAATCCCCTGATTAAGATCTTCTTCCTTTAACCCTTCCACATCCTTCCTTGCAAAATTCATCAAATCATCAATCACCGATTGGGTCCTTTTCACCCCCGTCGTCACTCGCTCAAGCAAAGGCCAAGACCCCTTCAAAAACTCATCTCCATGGATCAACCCCTCTCGCAACTTCTGAAGAAGACGATCCACTGAAAAAAGACTACTTGAAACAAAGGTCAGAGGATTATTCATCTCATGGGCAATCCCGGCCGCAAGTTGTCCAATCGACGCCATCTTTGCTGACTGAACCAACTGCATCTGGGCCTCTTTCAACTCCTTCAATGTCTTTTCCAAATCCTCATTGCGCTTTTGAATCTCCCCTTCCATCTCTCGACTCTTCAGAAGAGAGCGAATCCGGGCTTGCAACTCCTCAGAACTAAAAGGTTTAGTCAAATAATCATCCGCCCCATATTCAAAACCTTCCACCTTCATCGAAAGATCTGTCTTGGCCGTCAGCAAAATCACAGGGACATGCTGCGTCTTCGGATCCTCCTTCACCTCGCGACAAAGCTGATACCCATCTTTGATCGGCATCATCACATCTGAAATAATCAAATCCGGCTTATAAAGTTTGGCCGCCTCCACCCCCTCCACCCCATTTTTTGC is part of the Chlamydiota bacterium genome and encodes:
- a CDS encoding response regulator — translated: MELHVGRVNIGEFVRGLAASVEPMAQKKNIGISCELSSSLPETYLDREKVERVILNLVFNSLKFTEAGGKVKIGVRLQEQLEARLEANDESPASSQFLEFRIEDTGIGIASDYLPKIFERFSQADTSSTRKHEGTGIGMALVKEFVELHGGRIWVESELRHGTTVFFTLPHLTSVPPAAKTDQRTERVEVGEKKRDTDWTKALHERALYEEERTDTRVFEAPLTQLGVRERTILLVEDNVDMVNFLSFQLQDTYNLVKAKNGVEGVEAAKLYKPDLIISDVMMPIKDGYQLCREVKEDPKTQHVPVILLTAKTDLSMKVEGFEYGADDYLTKPFSSEELQARIRSLLKSREMEGEIQKRNEDLEKTLKELKEAQMQLVQSAKMASIGQLAAGIAHEMNNPLTFVSSSLFSVDRLLQKLREGLIHGDEFLKGSWPLLERVTTGVKRTQSVIDDLMNFARKDVEGLKEEDLNQGIRSVFALLKNRVAGDPHTHSGKDGESSSEADFTEKKSMDSYQTQTGMGVGVKLHLELGEIPKVECVLGQINQVIMNLVLNALDALGESGEIWVRTVSKEGEVQIRIRDNGKGIPREVQGRIFEPFFTTKDVGKGTGLGLSISHKIVENHHGSIEFSSEFSNEVERGTEFVVRLPVKQPVCHPVG